In a single window of the Papaver somniferum cultivar HN1 chromosome 8, ASM357369v1, whole genome shotgun sequence genome:
- the LOC113301176 gene encoding neurochondrin-like, producing the protein MNSKEQAPALEDCLKLLKGERDEQRLAGLLLATKFCTGDDHTSICRIYDAVGDRFLDRLLMSGMGKATAGVKEVDNQDAYLQLSVTILAAICRVPEIASSIYMISKVPVILEILSKGVGPTIYDECYEFLFLVSTASEGGLTKLYDSGCINILASSMYSLPDGSHSFELAVRVLQLVLTKLPLETICTKYPSELTCMVAMIAKQFALLHNTLKFEVLHLLTVILSSNYAVPVHNSFRLMLNDSWTSYMRVGIVAVLQNRVVSAEKLQALILAESIISIVGENWLIDQKQLPDDREIEPIPADRCLLLVLESSRVEVAVLLNEIAYMKYEENQSVRGEVSSLKHRNLAVAFSLIEKTIKLISGVCGNEEANAGSPISERTLGKVFAGLTETIGVVLEFLQDAKDHGQRKGDDLLASVRVIGSYLAETPFACKEKIDDLLEYMLSVEGEDEPSPFFSTCFLLPMLCQITMEIEGCKMLASFGGHNSVMECLVKLIGLNNMGMDSSTIFMACDTIVNLLLRGEDIRVQFDGSIQIHLLTALASWTEIINDQSIIMMASTLCSLIFDSTSEEALVNHPNVGHIILNKLSQLIMRSLATYGQDMFDDGKADVDLHQIISRGYAGWADRFPEIKKTLQLMKQ; encoded by the exons ATG AATTCAAAAGAACAAGCTCCAGCCTTGGAAGATTGCTTGAAACTTTTGAAAGGTGAAAGAGATGAACAAAGGCTAGCTGGTCTTCTTCTAGCCACTAAATTCTGTACCGGAGATGACCACACCTCAATTTGTAGGATTTATGATGCTGTTGGAGATCGGTTTCTTGATAGGCTTTTGATGAGTG GGATGGGGAAAGCTACAGCTGGGGTTAAGGAAGTTGATAATCAAGATGCATACTTACAGCTTTCGGTTACTATTCTTGCTGCAATCTGCCGTGTCCCCGAGATTGCTTCGTCGATATATATGATCTCAAAGGTTCCAGTTATCCTTGAAATATTATCGAAAGG AGTGGGACCTACTATATATGATGAATGCTATGAATTCTTGTTTCTAGTTTCAACTGCTTCTGAAGGGGGTCTTACTAAACTCTACGACTCTGGGTGCATCAATATACTTGCTTCTAGCATGTATTCCTTGCCAGACG GTTCTCATTCATTTGAGCTTGCTGTGAGAGTTCTGCAACTGGTGCTGACAAAGCTCCCTCTAGAAACTATCTGTACGAAATATCCTTCCGAGCTGACGTGCATG GTGGCCATGATAGCTAAACAGTTCGCTTTATTGCATAACACCCTCAAGTTTGAAGTGCTTCACCTACTGACCGTCATTCTGTCCTCGAACTATGCT GTGCCAGTGCACAATTCTTTTCGTTTGATGTTAAATGATAGCTGGACTAGCTATATGCGTGTTGGTATTGTTGCAGTCTTACAGAATCGCGTTG TGTCAGCTGAAAAGCTTCAGGCTCTTATTTTGGCTGAGTCTATAATATCTATTGTTGGAGAAAATTGGTTGATTGATCAGAAGCAATTACCCGATGATAGGGAAATTGAGCCTATTCCAGCTGATAG ATGTCTATTGCTTGTCCTGGAATCATCTAGGGTTGAAGTTGCTGTTCTTCTTAATGAGATTGCCTACATGAAATATGAAGAGAATCAATCAGTAAGAGGGGAAGTTAGTAGTTTGAAGCATCGGAACCTTGCTGTTGCATTTTCGTTAATAGAGAAAACTATCAAACTGATATCTGGTGTATGTGGCAATGAAg AAGCAAATGCAGGGAGCCCTATCAGTGAACGTACCTTGGGCAAGGTCTTTGCTGGGCTGACTGAGACAATTGGGGTGGTTTTGGAATTTCTACAAGATGCAAAg GATCATGGACAAAGGAAAGGAGACGATCTTCTTGCATCAGTAAGAGTTATTGGAAG CTATTTGGCGGAAACACCCTTTGCCTGCAAGGAGAAGATTGACGATCTTTTGGAGTACATGCTCTCAGTTGAGGGTGAAGATGAACCAAG CcctttcttctctacatgcttttTGCTTCCAATGCTGTGCCAAATAACAATGGAGATTGAAGGATGTAAGATGTTGGCATCATTTGGAGGACATAATTCT GTTATGGAGTGCCTTGTCAAATTGATTGGCCTTAACAATATGGGTATGGATAGCAGTACCATATTCATGGCTTGTGATACCATCGTGAACCTTCTTCTAAGG GGAGAAGATATCCGAGTTCAATTTGATGGCTCTATTCAAATTCATCTCTTAACAGCATTGGCATCTTGGACAG AGATTATAAATGATCAATCTATCATCATGATGGCTTCAACCCTCTGCTCTCTCATCTTTGACTCAACATCTGAGGAAGCTCTTGTGAATCATCCTAATGTTGGCCATATCATTCTTAATAAACTGTCTCAGCTTATTATGAGAAGTTTGGCAACATACGGGCAG GATATGTTTGATGATGGTAAAGCAGATGTCGATCTTCACCAGATTATTAGCAGAG GGTATGCTGGTTGGGCTGATCGATTTCCAGAAATTAAGAAAACTCTCCAGCTGATGAAACAGTAG
- the LOC113301178 gene encoding calcineurin subunit B type 1-like, with the protein MGNTSSMLTQYDIEEEHCNNTFSQQEIVSLYQRFCQLDRSGEGFISADEFLSVPEFAVNPLSQRLLRMIDGLNFKEFVAFLSAFSSRATPDQKIEFIFKVYDLDCNGKVTFNDIMDMLRDLTGTYISEQQRQQVLTHVLEEAGYTKDSLFVLADFVKILGSSGLKMEVEVPVD; encoded by the exons ATGGGGAATACTTCATCAATGCTAACACAGTACGACATTGAAGAAGAACACTGTAACAACACTT TTTCACAACAAGAGATTGTTTCCTTATACCAAAGATTCTGTCAGTTAGATCGAAGTGGTGAAGGATTTATTTCTGCAGATGAGTTCTTGTCTGTACCTGAATTTGCTGTTAATCCTCTATCTCAG aGATTGTTAAGGATGATTGATGGTTTGAATTTCAAAGAGTTTGTAGCTTTCTTGTCGGCTTTTAGTTCTCGTGCCACTCCTGATCAGAAAATTGAGT TCATCTTCAAGGTATATGATTTGGACTGCAATGGGAAGGTTACCTTCAATGATATAATGGATATGTTGCGTGATTTAACTGGAACATATATCTCTGAGCAGCAAAGGCAG CAAGTTCTGACCCATGTCCTTGAAGAAGCAGGCTACACAAAGGATTCTTTATTTGTTTTAGCAGATTTTGTGAAG ATTCTGGGTAGCTCTGGCTTAAAAATGGAGGTTGAAGTTCCAGTTGATTAG